A DNA window from Zingiber officinale cultivar Zhangliang chromosome 3A, Zo_v1.1, whole genome shotgun sequence contains the following coding sequences:
- the LOC122052513 gene encoding uncharacterized protein LOC122052513 — MTEVVVNTDPGKKRRLPSWMERSNSVNETGNYCETNGSSLSEKKPDILDGGFQRNSIAKTQKNKPTDDVLTLSEPETVESNKAAQKKTKTSKINVAKDNSLSKYGTTKTNTEEDVGTLKKVAYGTATKTKVRKSKRQKCDEVACPPANDNVIGITVDDLVRIAEEYVNADRQRQLECLTSKEQLQTHPSISSVSSVCGPHLDSGFNKTLSRCTEMPTSNHSTCHLFQAKNSESETSAANAPQTGDSAQNMLDLLLGPLLKKPKSEDYEAATFAKEHIAFSYTTIKPSTTRKEIWKNDAVLTKKKSSLRDKVAMLLD; from the exons ATGACTGAAGTAGTTGTCAACACTGATCCTGGAAAAAAGAGGCGTTTGCCTTCATGGATGGAAAGGTCAAACTCTGTGAATGAAACAGGCAACTATTGTGAAACAAATGGATCTTCACTATCAGAAAAGAAACCTGACATACTGGATGGTGGTTTTCAAAGAAACTCAATTGCCAAAACCCAGAAAAATAAACCAACTGATGACGTTCTTACTTTAAGTGAACCTGAAACTGTTGAGAGTAACAAAGCTGCACAAAAAAAGACAAAAACAAGTAAAATAAACGTAGCCAAAGATAATTCCTTGTCTAAATATGGAACTACTAAAACAAATACTGAGGAAGATGTGGGAACTCTAAAAAAAGTGGCTTATGGGACTGCTACAAAGACTAAAGTTAGAAAATCTAAAAGGCAAAAATGTGATGAAGTTGCTTGCCCTCCAGCGAATGACAATGTAATTGGAATCACAGTTGACGATTTGGTGCGCATTGCAGAAGAG TATGTAAATGCTGATAGGCAGAGACAACTTGAATGCTTAACTTCAAAGGAGCAATTGCAGACACATCCTTCAATCTCTTCTGTTTCCAGCGTATGCGGTCCACACCTGGATTCTGGATTCAACAAAACCCTATCCAGATGCACTGAAATGCCAACTTCCAATCATTCCACTTGCCATTTGTTCCAGGCAAAGAATTCTGAATCTGAAACATCAGCAGCAAATGCCCCCCAAACAGGAGATTCTGCCCAGAATATGCTGGATCTCCTTTTGGGTCCTCTCCTGAAGAAACCTAAATCTGAAGACTATGAAGCAGCAACATTTGCTAAAGAACATATTGCCTTCAGCTATACAACTATCAAGCCATCCACCACAAGAAAGGAAATCTGGAAAAATGATGCAGTTCTGACAAAAAAGAAGAGCAGTTTGAGGGATAAGGTGGCTATGTTACTTGACTAA